The sequence below is a genomic window from Sphingomonas crusticola.
CAGGGATCCGCCGATCGTAATCAGCGGCGCCATCGCCGCCAAGCCGAAGGCGTCGCGCGCCGCCAGCGCCTCGCTCAGCCTTTGCACGGTCGCGGGCGGCTGGGGAGCATGGATGATGCCGGTAGTGACGACGAAATGCACGTCGTAACGCGCGCGTGCCCAATCCAGCATCGGATCCCACAGCTCCGCCTGACGGGCGACGAGCTCGGGAGGTGCGTCGGCCCGGTAGCAGAGCAGATCGCTTCCGCCATAGGCGGCCAATGTCCGGGCAAAGGCCGTGGGATCTGGCGCGATCCGATCGATCGCGGCATTGCTGAGCCCGGTCAGCGGCATCGAGCGGGGATCGATCTCTTCGCCCTGGGCTCGCCATTCGGCCGCGGCGGCCGCCGCGAGGGTCGGGTAGGGGATGATCAATGCGGCGCGCGCCGGCGTCTTGACCGGACGCCCATCGAGCAGGATCGCACCATCGGCGATCGTCACCTCGGAATAGAAGCGCTTCACGGCAGCACCTCAAGGATGGCGACAAGTGCCGAGGGATGTTCGGCCACCACATCGGCGCCGGCGTCGAGCAATTCCTGTCGGTTGTGATAGCCCCAGGCCACGCCGACCGCGGCGCATCCGGCCGCTTTGGCCATTTGCATGTCGAAACTGGTGTCGCCGATCATGGCGGTGGTGGCCGGCGACGCGCCGGCGTCGGCCATCGCCTGGTGCAGCATTGACGGATCGGGCTTCGATGGGTGGCGATCGGCAGTTTGCAGCGTCACGAACCGAGGATGCAGGCCGTGATGTTCGAGAATGTGCCTGAGCCCGCGATCGGACTTGCCGGTCGCCACGCCGAGCACCCAGCCGCGCGCATCGAGCAGCTCGATGGCGTCTGCGATCCCATCGTAGAGCGGCTCGTCGGCGAGGCCCTTTGCGCGCAGATCGAAAAAGGCGGCCTTGTAGGCGGCCGACAAGGCCTCATGCTCCACGGCATCGCCGCTGGGATGGAGCACCGCCATCGCCTCGGTCAACGACAGGCCGATGATCCCGCGCGTTGCCGCACCGGCGGGTGCGGCAATTCCCCGCGCGGCAAAACCGCGTTCCATCGCGAGACAGATCGTCGCCTGGGAGTCTACCAGCGTGCCGTCACAATCGAATACTGCCAGGCGGTTCATCGTACCGCCGCCATCGCATCTGCGGCGCGATTTTGGCCGAGCGCGCGCAAGGCGGCGATGGCACCGGCCGCTTCGGCATCCAATCGATAATTCCACGTCGGCACCTGATCGGCTGTGCCATACCAATCCGGGCTGACGTAGAAATGGGTGCCGATCACGCTGGCGAGCACCGGTGCCCCGTCAAGAGCAGCAGTCAGCGTGTTGGATCGCGATAGATGAAAACGGGCGGAGCCGCCCGCTCCGAAGGTCAGCGGCGCCTGCGCGCTCGCCAACCGCCCGTCTGCAACAACGACAATTTGGGCGAAGGCGGTTTCGCTGACGAACGCCCGCATTGCCGCTTCGTCGGACCATGCGAATGCCCGATTGGGATGCGTCACCGCGTCCCCCGCGACCGCCGTTCCCCCTTGCGGTCCTTGCGGCGTGCCTTGGCCGCGGCGCTGACCGCCTTCTTCTTGCCTTCGGGCGTCTCGCTATATTTGGGCGGATCGAACGGCAGCGCATCGCCCAATTCCAGGTCGAAGCCGAGATGCGCCAGGCTTTCCACGAAATGGCGCGGCGGATCGGCCGAGACATCGAGCTTGCTGCCGTCGGGATGATCGACCCGCAGGCGCCGCGCGTGAAGGTGCATCTTGCGGCTGATCCCGCCGGTCAGGAACGCTTCCTGATGGCCGTATTTGCCGTCGCCCACAATCGGGTGGCCGATCGCCGCCATGTGGACACGGAGCTGGTGGGTACGGCCCGTATAGGGCTCGAGCTGGACCCAGGCAGTGGTGTTGCCGGCCCGCTCGATCACACGATAGCGAGTACGCGCCGGCTGGCCTTCCTTAAGGCTGACATGCATCTTCTCGCCGCCGGTGCCCGGTTGTTTGGCGATCGGCAGCTCGACCATGCCGTCCTCAATCGACGGGACGCCGACCACAAGCGCCCAATAGAGCTTGCGCGCAGTACGGCTGGAAAAGGCCTTGGAAAAATGCGCTGCCGCCCCGGACGAACGCGCCACCAGCAGCACGCCGGACGTATCCTTGTCGAGCCGGTGGACCAATTTGGGCCGGCCCTCGGCTTCGAACTGGATCCCGTCCAGCAGCCCGTCGACGTGGCGCTCGGTCTTGGTGCCGCCCTGCGTGGCAAGGCCGGGCGGCTTGTTGAGGACGATCGCGGCGCGGTCCTTGTGGATGACCATCGACTGAATCAATTCCTGGTCTTCCGGGCTGAGCGCTACCCGCTCCTTCTTCGGACGCGCTTTGGCCGGGGCAGGCGCTTCAAGCGGGGGTACGCGGATCGTCTGCCCGGCGGCGATATGGTCGCCCGGCGCGACCCGCTTGCCGTCCACGCGCAATTGCCCGGTCCGCGCCCAGCGCGACACGATGTTGAAGCTTGCATCGGGCAGGTGGCGGCGAAACCAGCGGTCGAGCCGGATGCCGTCGTCATCGTCGGCGACGATGAAGTTGCGCGTGTCCTGGATGGGCTCGCTCATGCCAGCGCCCGCGTGGCGAACAGGCCGATAAACAGCATCATGATCGAGCCTGCGACGGAGGAAAGTGCGTAGGCGACGGCGAGTATTATCTGGCCGCGTAACAGCATGTTGGCCGCTTCCAGGCTGAAGGCCGAGAAAGTCGTGAAGCCGCCCAGCACGCCCACACCGAGCAGCAGCCGCAGCGGCTCACCCTCGGCGGGCGAGAATTGCCTGACCAGCAGCCCCGCAAGAATGCCCATGAGCAGCCCGCCCAGCAGATTGACGATCCACGTCCCCCACGGAAAGCCGGGACCGAGGTTGCGCAGCGCGACGGTACCGACCTGATAGCGGAAACCGGCGCCGATCGCGCCGCCGAGCATGACGAGAAGAAGGGGGGGCATGGCGCGCGCTGTAGCCGCTGCGCGCGCGCACGGCTAGCCGATCAGCAGACCCACGATCACCAGCACGAGCCCAACGGTCGCGATACCCCACACGATCGTCCGCACAACCGGCACGCCGGCGACATAGAGCGGCACATAAGCCAGGCGCCCGAAGAAATAGAGATAGGCCCCAATCTCCGTCTTATGCCCGAGCCGTCCCGCGACCGCCGCGGCAAGTACCGCGCCGATGAAGAGCGGCAAAGTTTCGAACAGGTTGGCCTGCGCACGCAGCAGCCGAGCGGGGATTGGATCGAGCGGCGGCATCGTCTCGTCGCGCGCGCCCGTATTCCACTTGGTGCCATATTGCCGGGTGCGCAGGTGCGCCGCCGCCATGATCTGGGCCAGCGCGAGCAGCAGTGTCAGCCCGAGCAGCGTCAGTTCGACGCGCATCAATCCTTGCCCGCGATCAGGATCGTGCCCTGGCTGCCGGTGCCCTGCGGCGAAACATTGACGGCGAAGGTCTTCTGCTCCTTGCGCGCGGTAAGCGAGGTCGGTGTGCGGGCAATGTCGCCATAGCCGGCGTCGGCGGTGGCGCGTGCATAATGATCGATCACGGCCGCGGCGGGTGCGGGATTGGTGAAACGGATGTTGACCTTGCCGTCGTCCTGATTGCCGGCATCGTCGTGGGCGGTGACATCCAGGGTGGTAACCTTGGTGTTGGGCGCAACCTTGATGCCGTCAAGATCAAGGTGGCCACCGAGATTCATGCTGGGCAGGGCCAGCTTGGCGCTGAAACCGGGAACGTCGACCGACACCTTATTGCCTTCGTT
It includes:
- the crcB gene encoding fluoride efflux transporter CrcB; amino-acid sequence: MPPLLLVMLGGAIGAGFRYQVGTVALRNLGPGFPWGTWIVNLLGGLLMGILAGLLVRQFSPAEGEPLRLLLGVGVLGGFTTFSAFSLEAANMLLRGQIILAVAYALSSVAGSIMMLFIGLFATRALA
- a CDS encoding RluA family pseudouridine synthase — protein: MSEPIQDTRNFIVADDDDGIRLDRWFRRHLPDASFNIVSRWARTGQLRVDGKRVAPGDHIAAGQTIRVPPLEAPAPAKARPKKERVALSPEDQELIQSMVIHKDRAAIVLNKPPGLATQGGTKTERHVDGLLDGIQFEAEGRPKLVHRLDKDTSGVLLVARSSGAAAHFSKAFSSRTARKLYWALVVGVPSIEDGMVELPIAKQPGTGGEKMHVSLKEGQPARTRYRVIERAGNTTAWVQLEPYTGRTHQLRVHMAAIGHPIVGDGKYGHQEAFLTGGISRKMHLHARRLRVDHPDGSKLDVSADPPRHFVESLAHLGFDLELGDALPFDPPKYSETPEGKKKAVSAAAKARRKDRKGERRSRGTR
- a CDS encoding MAPEG family protein, translated to MRVELTLLGLTLLLALAQIMAAAHLRTRQYGTKWNTGARDETMPPLDPIPARLLRAQANLFETLPLFIGAVLAAAVAGRLGHKTEIGAYLYFFGRLAYVPLYVAGVPVVRTIVWGIATVGLVLVIVGLLIG
- a CDS encoding HAD-IA family hydrolase yields the protein MNRLAVFDCDGTLVDSQATICLAMERGFAARGIAAPAGAATRGIIGLSLTEAMAVLHPSGDAVEHEALSAAYKAAFFDLRAKGLADEPLYDGIADAIELLDARGWVLGVATGKSDRGLRHILEHHGLHPRFVTLQTADRHPSKPDPSMLHQAMADAGASPATTAMIGDTSFDMQMAKAAGCAAVGVAWGYHNRQELLDAGADVVAEHPSALVAILEVLP
- a CDS encoding ATP12 family chaperone protein, whose amino-acid sequence is MKRFYSEVTIADGAILLDGRPVKTPARAALIIPYPTLAAAAAAEWRAQGEEIDPRSMPLTGLSNAAIDRIAPDPTAFARTLAAYGGSDLLCYRADAPPELVARQAELWDPMLDWARARYDVHFVVTTGIIHAPQPPATVQRLSEALAARDAFGLAAMAPLITIGGSLVTALALSEAAVEADAAFDLTHLDEIWQAARWGEDQLALETRAARRRDFLAAAQLLRLL
- a CDS encoding FMN-binding negative transcriptional regulator — protein: MTHPNRAFAWSDEAAMRAFVSETAFAQIVVVADGRLASAQAPLTFGAGGSARFHLSRSNTLTAALDGAPVLASVIGTHFYVSPDWYGTADQVPTWNYRLDAEAAGAIAALRALGQNRAADAMAAVR